The following are from one region of the Planctomonas sp. JC2975 genome:
- a CDS encoding heavy metal translocating P-type ATPase yields the protein MDEHTDDTATGVHAQHDHAPNHSGGPAYGAHDRHGNERDGNDHPAHHEHHGGTQGETAHAGHGDHGEHDHDAHDHSAHKHSAHEHSAHDPAQFRRKFWWSLVLTVPTMVFSTGLQDILGLSSPRFPGSQFIPAVFGVAVFVYGGLVFLRGAVAELRSRKPGMMTLIALAIVVALGYSLAVTFGLHGMDFWWELATLITIMLLGHWIEMSAVMGAQNALGELATLLPDTAEAVGGDEIGGASGTRSVAIAELRVGDRVLVRPGASIPVDGVVVGGRSDVDESLLTGESAAVVKEAGASVVAGSTNGAGSLTVEMTKEQDDSALAGIMRLVAQAQASKSGAQLLADRAAGWLFYAALASAAVTLVVWLFLRGDDPNFVLERVVTVLVIACPHALGLAIPLVAQIATSLGAKNGILVRSRAALEDARLTHVVLFDKTGTLTEGRQGVVLVGTADGVDEATVLGLAAAVEADAEHPIGMAVVAAARERGLAVEAAADFEALRGRGVTGTVGSTRVTVGSSRVVAERGLQLPGVMAEPSERAQHAGNTVVFVITDGANGEEVVGLVAVADVVRPQSRDAVAALKRRGVRVAMLTGDSRAVADAVAADLGIDEVIAEVLPDQKAAAVSSLQKDGSRVMMVGDGVNDAPALAQADVGVAIGAGTDVAIESAGIVLASSDPRGVPMTVALSASTYRKMTQNLWWAAGYNIVAIPLAAGVLEPFGVVVSPALGAVLMSVSTIVVAINAQLLRRVRLG from the coding sequence ATGGACGAGCACACCGACGACACCGCGACCGGTGTCCACGCACAGCACGATCACGCACCGAACCACAGTGGCGGACCGGCGTACGGTGCTCACGACCGCCACGGGAACGAACGGGACGGCAACGACCATCCGGCGCACCACGAGCATCATGGCGGCACGCAGGGGGAGACAGCCCACGCCGGGCACGGAGACCACGGCGAGCACGACCACGATGCCCATGATCACAGCGCGCACAAGCACAGCGCTCACGAGCACAGCGCTCACGATCCCGCCCAGTTCCGCCGCAAGTTCTGGTGGAGCCTGGTGCTCACGGTTCCGACGATGGTGTTCTCCACGGGACTGCAGGACATCCTCGGGCTCTCGAGCCCTCGATTCCCGGGGAGCCAGTTCATCCCGGCCGTTTTCGGGGTCGCGGTGTTCGTCTACGGCGGCCTCGTCTTCCTGAGGGGCGCGGTCGCCGAGCTCCGATCCCGCAAGCCGGGCATGATGACCCTGATCGCCCTGGCCATCGTCGTGGCGCTCGGATACAGCCTCGCCGTCACATTCGGGCTCCACGGAATGGACTTCTGGTGGGAGCTCGCCACCCTGATCACGATCATGCTGCTCGGGCACTGGATCGAGATGTCGGCCGTGATGGGTGCGCAGAACGCGCTCGGCGAGCTCGCGACGCTGCTGCCCGACACAGCGGAGGCCGTCGGCGGCGACGAGATCGGCGGCGCCTCTGGCACTCGCTCCGTCGCGATCGCCGAACTGCGGGTGGGCGACAGGGTTCTCGTGCGTCCGGGGGCGAGCATCCCGGTGGACGGCGTCGTCGTCGGTGGAAGATCCGACGTGGACGAGTCGCTGCTGACCGGGGAGTCGGCGGCCGTCGTGAAGGAGGCGGGGGCATCCGTCGTCGCCGGAAGCACGAACGGCGCCGGCTCGCTCACCGTCGAGATGACGAAGGAGCAGGACGACTCGGCGCTCGCGGGCATCATGCGTCTGGTCGCGCAAGCACAGGCCAGCAAGTCCGGCGCACAACTGCTCGCCGATCGCGCCGCCGGCTGGCTGTTCTACGCAGCACTCGCGTCGGCGGCGGTGACCCTCGTGGTGTGGCTGTTCCTGCGCGGTGACGATCCGAACTTCGTGCTCGAGCGTGTCGTGACGGTGCTCGTGATCGCGTGCCCGCACGCGCTGGGTCTCGCGATCCCGCTGGTGGCGCAGATCGCCACGTCCCTTGGCGCGAAGAACGGCATCCTCGTGCGCAGCCGTGCCGCGCTGGAGGATGCACGGCTCACACATGTCGTGCTCTTCGACAAGACCGGCACCCTGACGGAGGGGCGGCAGGGCGTCGTCCTGGTCGGAACGGCCGACGGCGTGGATGAGGCGACCGTTCTCGGTCTCGCGGCTGCAGTGGAGGCGGATGCGGAGCATCCGATCGGCATGGCCGTTGTGGCGGCGGCACGCGAACGCGGTCTCGCCGTTGAAGCGGCCGCCGACTTCGAGGCCCTGCGCGGCCGCGGGGTCACCGGGACCGTCGGATCCACCCGGGTCACCGTCGGGTCGTCTCGCGTGGTGGCCGAGCGTGGGCTGCAGCTGCCAGGGGTAATGGCTGAGCCGTCCGAGCGGGCGCAGCACGCCGGCAACACCGTGGTGTTCGTCATCACGGATGGCGCGAACGGTGAAGAGGTCGTCGGCCTCGTCGCCGTGGCGGATGTCGTGCGACCCCAGTCCCGTGATGCCGTCGCGGCACTGAAGCGACGGGGTGTGCGCGTCGCCATGCTGACGGGGGATTCGCGTGCTGTCGCCGATGCCGTGGCCGCCGATCTCGGCATCGACGAAGTGATCGCGGAGGTGCTGCCCGACCAGAAGGCGGCGGCCGTCTCGTCGCTCCAGAAAGATGGTTCGCGCGTCATGATGGTCGGCGACGGCGTGAACGACGCCCCGGCGCTGGCACAGGCCGACGTCGGCGTGGCGATCGGAGCCGGCACCGATGTGGCCATCGAGTCCGCAGGCATCGTGCTGGCGTCCAGCGACCCGCGCGGCGTTCCGATGACGGTCGCCCTTTCCGCGAGCACCTACCGCAAGATGACCCAGAACCTGTGGTGGGCCGCGGGATACAACATCGTGGCCATTCCGCTCGCTGCCGGCGTGCTCGAGCCGTTCGGCGTGGTCGTCTCCCCGGCGCTCGGGGCCGTACTGATGAGCGTCTCGACCATCGTGGTCGCCATCAACGCCCAGTTGCTGCGCAGGGTCCGGCTGGGCTGA
- a CDS encoding MBL fold metallo-hydrolase: MKLTKLEHAALIVESEGQKLFIDPGSFSTPITDATDTVAVVITHEHADHWTPEQLNRILETSPDATIYGPEGVAAAASDFKVTTVHAGDTVEAGPFTLRFFGGKHAVIHSSIPIVDNVGVVVNDALVYPGDSFAAPDLSEINVLAVPSSAPWLKASEFIDYVLGLKPRHAFATHEMVSSVVGKQMANGRIQWAVEQGGGRYLDLQPGDTYDI; encoded by the coding sequence ATGAAACTCACCAAGCTCGAGCACGCAGCGCTGATCGTGGAGTCCGAGGGACAGAAGCTGTTCATCGACCCGGGATCGTTCTCCACCCCCATCACCGACGCGACCGACACGGTTGCCGTGGTCATCACGCACGAGCACGCCGACCACTGGACGCCCGAGCAGCTGAACCGCATCCTCGAGACCAGTCCGGATGCCACCATCTACGGCCCGGAGGGCGTGGCGGCAGCAGCATCCGACTTCAAGGTCACCACGGTGCACGCCGGCGACACGGTGGAAGCCGGACCCTTCACGCTGCGCTTCTTCGGCGGCAAGCACGCCGTCATCCACTCATCGATCCCGATCGTCGACAACGTCGGCGTCGTCGTCAACGACGCGCTGGTGTACCCGGGTGACTCGTTCGCCGCGCCGGACCTCTCCGAGATCAACGTGCTCGCGGTGCCGTCATCGGCGCCATGGCTGAAGGCATCGGAGTTCATCGACTACGTGCTCGGCCTCAAGCCGCGCCACGCGTTCGCGACCCACGAGATGGTCAGCTCGGTCGTCGGCAAGCAGATGGCCAACGGCCGCATCCAATGGGCGGTCGAGCAGGGCGGCGGACGCTACCTCGACCTGCAGCCCGGCGACACGTACGACATCTGA